The following are encoded in a window of Effusibacillus pohliae DSM 22757 genomic DNA:
- a CDS encoding UTRA domain-containing protein yields the protein MRRPSKKEEMDLTRSLYNHLRSAGYLFSQATQSIEATLLPKEVALELSVKPNRPALVLERTSYSLDNRAIEYIQSY from the coding sequence ATGCGCCGCCCCTCTAAAAAAGAGGAGATGGATCTGACCAGGTCGCTCTACAACCACCTGCGCTCCGCTGGTTATCTGTTCAGCCAAGCCACCCAGTCGATCGAGGCCACCCTGCTGCCGAAAGAGGTTGCGCTGGAACTGTCGGTGAAGCCGAACCGCCCGGCGCTGGTGCTGGAACGGACCTCATACAGTCTGGATAACCGGGCGATCGAGTATATCCAGTCTTATTAA
- the nagB gene encoding glucosamine-6-phosphate deaminase, with protein MKILIEKDYEAMSARAARIVAERIRRKPDLVLGLATGSTPIGMYRHWIGMVQAGDLSFTDVTTFNLDEYVGLAGDHPQSFRTFMHEQLFRQIDVKPERTHIPDGVAPDLAAECAEYNRLIEEAGGIDVQILGIGKNGHIGFNEPGEDFGKLTHVVRLSENTRRANSRFFPRLEDVPTHAITMGLKSIMNARQIVLLAAGTDKCDAVQRALYGDVTEDLPASVLQLHPNCVVVLDEAAASKLPADGNNGKWEMEK; from the coding sequence ATGAAAATCCTGATCGAAAAAGATTATGAAGCGATGAGCGCGCGGGCGGCACGGATCGTGGCCGAGAGAATTCGGCGGAAGCCCGATCTGGTGCTGGGGCTGGCCACCGGCAGCACGCCGATTGGCATGTACAGGCACTGGATCGGGATGGTGCAAGCGGGCGACCTGTCGTTTACCGATGTGACCACGTTCAACCTCGACGAATATGTCGGCCTGGCGGGTGATCATCCGCAAAGTTTCCGGACGTTTATGCACGAGCAACTGTTTCGGCAGATCGACGTGAAACCGGAGCGAACCCATATTCCGGACGGCGTCGCGCCTGACCTGGCGGCGGAGTGCGCTGAGTACAACCGGCTCATCGAGGAAGCGGGCGGGATCGACGTGCAGATTCTTGGCATCGGAAAAAACGGCCACATAGGGTTTAACGAACCGGGAGAAGATTTCGGCAAACTGACGCATGTCGTGCGTCTCTCGGAAAATACGCGTCGGGCGAATTCTCGATTTTTCCCGCGGTTGGAAGATGTCCCGACGCATGCGATCACGATGGGATTAAAGAGCATTATGAACGCGCGGCAGATTGTGCTGCTGGCGGCAGGAACGGACAAATGCGACGCGGTGCAGCGGGCGCTGTACGGCGATGTGACGGAAGATCTGCCCGCGTCGGTTCTGCAGTTGCATCCGAACTGCGTGGTGGTGCTGGACGAGGCGGCCGCCTCAAAGCTTCCGGCGGATGGGAACAACGGCAAATGGGAGATGGAAAAATGA
- the nagA gene encoding N-acetylglucosamine-6-phosphate deacetylase, protein MNRLVIQGHLITDRQLRNDQILVCEDGKIAHVGPSRGETPDLVVESGYIAPGYVDIHIHGCKGYDVMDGTFESLAGIARSLTAYGVTGFLATTLTAHLERLLQVVAVCREFAERQQDAGVDAGERTQLGARLLGIHLEGPWLNAKYKGAQNEAHIAPPSLDDAKRLLEAAGGLLKIVTLAPEQSQAGDVIQYLSEQGVKASVGHSDATYEHVKAALAHGLAHVTHCCNGMRGFHHREPGVIGAAMYHDELTAELIADGIHVHPVVMSILHRLKTTDRMVLVSDGMRAVGMPDGEYELGGLRVCMQNGEARLADGTLAGSTLTLERAVQNMVRLCGVPIADAVAMASEIPARAIGFGDRKGRLAAGYDADFVVLDESLHVIHTFVGGQRLSIQG, encoded by the coding sequence ATGAACAGACTGGTGATCCAAGGCCATCTGATCACGGACCGGCAGCTTCGCAACGACCAGATTCTGGTGTGCGAAGACGGAAAAATTGCGCATGTCGGACCGAGCCGGGGGGAGACACCCGACCTGGTTGTTGAATCGGGTTACATTGCCCCGGGGTATGTCGACATTCATATCCACGGCTGCAAAGGATATGACGTGATGGATGGAACGTTCGAATCGCTGGCGGGCATCGCCCGGTCGCTCACCGCTTATGGGGTGACCGGATTTTTGGCGACCACGCTGACGGCCCATCTGGAGCGGTTGCTGCAGGTGGTGGCCGTCTGCCGGGAATTTGCGGAGCGGCAGCAGGATGCCGGGGTGGATGCCGGGGAACGGACACAACTGGGTGCAAGGCTGTTGGGAATTCATCTGGAAGGTCCCTGGCTTAACGCAAAATACAAGGGAGCGCAAAACGAGGCGCACATCGCCCCGCCGTCGCTGGACGACGCGAAACGATTGCTGGAGGCGGCCGGCGGCCTGTTAAAAATCGTCACATTGGCGCCGGAGCAGTCGCAGGCGGGGGATGTGATTCAATACTTGAGCGAGCAAGGAGTGAAGGCGTCTGTCGGCCATTCGGACGCCACCTATGAACATGTGAAAGCTGCGTTGGCCCATGGGCTTGCCCATGTAACCCACTGTTGCAACGGGATGCGCGGTTTTCATCACCGCGAGCCGGGGGTGATCGGCGCCGCAATGTACCATGATGAACTGACGGCCGAGCTGATTGCCGACGGTATCCATGTGCATCCGGTGGTGATGAGCATTCTGCATCGTCTGAAAACCACCGACCGAATGGTTTTGGTCAGCGACGGCATGCGGGCGGTCGGGATGCCGGACGGCGAATACGAACTCGGCGGATTGCGCGTCTGCATGCAAAACGGCGAGGCCCGGTTGGCGGATGGAACGCTCGCCGGCAGCACCCTGACACTGGAGCGGGCGGTGCAAAATATGGTCAGGCTGTGCGGTGTGCCGATCGCCGATGCGGTGGCGATGGCTTCTGAGATTCCGGCGAGAGCGATCGGTTTCGGCGATCGGAAAGGCCGGCTGGCGGCCGGGTATGATGCCGATTTTGTGGTGTTGGACGAATCGCTGCATGTGATCCACACGTTTGTCGGGGGACAGCGACTTTCCATTCAGGGTTGA
- a CDS encoding VOC family protein, which yields MLGITHLRHISLLTPVLQEQADFYEQIWGLDKVFQDEDSVYFRGAGPEHHILSLHAGEKRGLHHIAFGMVDKYAVDQAAEKLAEKGVRIVAPPGYLDEAGRGYGLRFLDHENRCIELSAWVEIHTFDWNKKNVDPIMLNHVVLNTVDLDQSVDFYTNVLGFKVTDWSEHQMAFLRCNKKHHSIAFNQGAHASVNHIAYEVSGVDEVMRGLSNVRKAGYQELWGPGRHGPGNNVFCYFQDPAGFVMEYTCYLETIEDEAEWRARVWKRVPHLMDRWGIAGPPTPEARKAMAGEPDEGWVKE from the coding sequence ATGCTAGGAATTACCCATTTGCGGCATATCAGCCTGCTGACTCCGGTTCTACAGGAACAGGCCGATTTTTACGAACAGATATGGGGATTGGATAAAGTATTTCAGGACGAAGATTCGGTATATTTTCGCGGAGCCGGTCCGGAACATCATATTTTAAGCTTACATGCGGGCGAAAAAAGAGGTTTGCACCATATTGCGTTCGGAATGGTGGACAAATACGCTGTCGACCAGGCGGCTGAAAAGCTGGCTGAGAAGGGGGTGCGTATTGTGGCGCCGCCCGGTTATTTGGATGAAGCGGGTCGCGGGTATGGGCTTCGTTTTTTGGATCATGAAAATCGGTGCATCGAACTGTCAGCCTGGGTCGAAATCCATACATTCGATTGGAACAAGAAAAATGTAGATCCGATCATGTTGAATCATGTGGTATTGAATACGGTCGATCTCGATCAGTCGGTTGATTTTTATACCAATGTATTAGGGTTTAAAGTAACCGACTGGAGCGAACACCAAATGGCATTTCTGCGCTGCAACAAGAAACATCACTCGATTGCTTTCAATCAGGGTGCTCACGCTTCTGTCAATCATATCGCGTATGAAGTCAGCGGTGTCGACGAAGTGATGAGAGGACTGAGCAACGTAAGAAAAGCCGGTTATCAGGAACTGTGGGGACCGGGACGCCATGGACCGGGGAATAATGTTTTCTGTTACTTCCAGGATCCCGCTGGATTTGTGATGGAATACACCTGTTACCTGGAAACGATTGAAGATGAAGCGGAATGGAGAGCGAGGGTTTGGAAACGTGTCCCCCATTTGATGGACCGATGGGGAATTGCCGGGCCTCCCACACCCGAGGCGCGCAAAGCGATGGCCGGTGAACCGGATGAAGGCTGGGTAAAGGAGTGA
- a CDS encoding cupin domain-containing protein — MSNNAFSIEEFEKKYVARLKDRKLDWNVLKFQEEIDPRYRRAQMRYIGRGATANNDSNVIAAQHFTLSTMVLPPGCVGPLHLHDDVEEVFFILQGKVTALIQVDDDSETYEISLGERDCISTPPGVYRGVRNDGDTEALMLVMVGSPKPNLPTYPKGSALEELRKQRAKEREAIINGQ; from the coding sequence ATGTCAAACAACGCGTTTTCGATTGAGGAATTTGAAAAGAAGTATGTGGCAAGATTGAAAGACCGCAAGCTGGATTGGAATGTATTGAAGTTTCAGGAAGAGATTGACCCGAGATACAGACGTGCGCAAATGAGATATATCGGCCGTGGGGCAACAGCAAACAATGATTCCAATGTGATTGCGGCTCAACATTTCACCTTGAGCACGATGGTGCTGCCTCCGGGATGTGTGGGTCCGCTACATTTACATGATGATGTGGAAGAAGTGTTCTTTATCCTCCAGGGGAAAGTCACAGCTTTGATTCAAGTGGATGACGACAGTGAAACGTATGAGATCTCGCTCGGTGAAAGAGATTGCATCAGCACTCCTCCCGGGGTGTATCGAGGAGTAAGAAACGATGGCGATACGGAGGCCTTGATGCTGGTGATGGTGGGCTCGCCAAAACCGAATCTGCCGACTTACCCGAAAGGAAGTGCGTTGGAAGAGCTGCGGAAGCAGCGTGCCAAAGAAAGAGAAGCGATTATTAACGGTCAATAA
- a CDS encoding SDR family oxidoreductase, which translates to MDLGLKEKVAVIMGGTSGVGLKTAEMFLQEGAKVAICGRDRKRMENAFSHLAKFGPAEQIFATTCDVTNKEDVNRFVDAVAENFGGVDVLVNAAGQSVMGHFFDITDEQWKEQIELKYFAIIYAVRAVYPYLVKRGGGRIININATLAKEPERHMVATAATRAGLLNLSKTLAHELAADNILVNSVSLGLIRTDQWERRRLKNAPNVDAESYYADLAKKRNIPLGRVGEPEEVAGVILFLASDWASYVSGSTVEVAGGLGKAL; encoded by the coding sequence ATGGATTTAGGGTTGAAGGAAAAAGTGGCAGTTATTATGGGAGGAACTTCCGGGGTCGGATTGAAAACGGCCGAAATGTTTTTGCAAGAAGGGGCGAAGGTGGCCATTTGCGGCCGTGATCGCAAACGGATGGAAAATGCTTTTAGTCATCTTGCGAAATTCGGGCCTGCTGAACAAATCTTCGCTACGACTTGTGATGTGACGAATAAAGAGGATGTGAATCGGTTTGTCGATGCTGTCGCGGAGAATTTCGGAGGAGTTGATGTTCTGGTCAATGCGGCCGGTCAGAGCGTGATGGGTCATTTTTTCGATATTACAGACGAGCAATGGAAAGAGCAAATCGAATTGAAGTATTTTGCTATCATCTATGCTGTTCGGGCGGTTTATCCTTACCTGGTCAAACGAGGCGGCGGCCGGATTATCAACATAAACGCCACCCTTGCCAAGGAGCCGGAACGCCATATGGTCGCGACTGCTGCGACAAGGGCGGGGTTGTTGAATCTAAGCAAGACTTTGGCTCATGAATTGGCTGCGGACAACATTTTGGTGAACTCCGTCAGTCTAGGGTTGATCCGGACGGATCAATGGGAGCGCAGGAGACTCAAGAATGCCCCGAATGTTGATGCTGAATCGTATTATGCGGATCTGGCAAAAAAACGGAATATTCCGTTAGGTAGGGTTGGTGAACCGGAGGAAGTGGCTGGTGTGATTCTGTTTTTGGCGTCAGACTGGGCAAGTTATGTATCGGGATCTACCGTCGAGGTCGCCGGAGGATTGGGGAAAGCTCTTTAA